The Montipora capricornis isolate CH-2021 chromosome 3, ASM3666992v2, whole genome shotgun sequence genome window below encodes:
- the LOC138042565 gene encoding cysteine dioxygenase type 1-like: MEFKKFLKSPETLDDVITGLHVFFEGDHVNVEDVISFLSSYRSKPADWAKYANYDPHRYTRNLVDEGNGKFNVIVLCWGEGQGSSIHDHADSHCFLKVLDGRLKETQFPWPSESEPEKPLDPTGSRFYETNEVNYINDSIGLHRVENVSHTDTAASLHVYIPAFDTCQSFDQRTGHKRECKVTFCSKYGLRTPYRPSSRTK, encoded by the exons ATGGAGTTcaagaaatttttgaaatctcCCGAAACATTGGATGATGTTATTACAGGTCTGCATGTTTTCTTTGAGGGGGACCACGTGAATGTTGAGGACGTTATTTCGTTCTTGTCATCTTATCGTTCGAAGCCCGCGGACTGGGCCAAATACGCAAACTACGATCCTCACAG GTACACGAGAAATTTGGTCGACGAAGGAAACGGGAAATTTAATGTGATCGTTTTGTGTTGGGGAGAAGGTCAAGGCAG CTCAATTCATGATCATGCAGATTCTCACTGCTTCCTGAAGGTTCTGGATGGAAGACTTAAGGAAACACAGTTCCCTTGGCCTTCAGAATCTGAACCTGAGAAACCCCTTGACCCAACAGGTTCAAGATTCTATGAAACTAATGAAGTGAACTATATTAATG ATAGCATTGGTCTTCATCGAGTCGAGAATGTCAGTCACACGGACACTGCAGCatcattacatgtatatatccCAGCGTTTGACACATGCCAATCGTTTGACCAGCGCACAGGGCATAAGAGGGAATGCAAAGTCACATTTTGCAGCAAATATGGCCTGAGAACACCTTAT agACCCAGTTCGCGTACCAAATAA